The sequence tctgttttaacctttaagcacctgctgaaaatctttctgttccaCTAGCCTTATGGAGGCAATTAaggtgtctttttgcaatagctgacctttgttttaaccgttttttaaaatggtttttgctgtatgtttttagttgtttgaaacagctttgatgttttgtttaaaatgaaataccGGAATACAAATATGCTTAGAAATAAACAAGAgagagacataagaacataagaagagcctgctggatcaggccagtggcccatctagtccagcatcctgttctcacagtggccaaccaggtgcctgggggaagcccgcaagcaggacccgagtgcaagaacactctcccctcctgaggcttccggcaactggttttcagaagcatgctgcctctgactagcagagcacagccatcatggctagtagccattgatagccctgtgctccattaatttgtctaatcttcttttaaagccatccaagctggtagccattactgcatcttgtgggagcaaattccatagtttaactatgcgctgagtaaacaaAGCAAATCCCCAAAACATCTGTGGTATGGAAAGCTATAGGTTTTCCACAGGAAGTTACAGGGTCGGAAATGAAGAGGTATGACCATCCCAAAACCTTTgcaagtgcaaacagtattgaaaatgggattgTCTGCGCACCCCCGATAGCATCATGAATACGTAACAGAAAGTACGTCTGGAGAGACCCTTACTTTGTTGCAATTGGGTAGGCTGGCACTGTCAGAGCCTTCTTAGGTTTTCATCTAATCCCGGACTTTTGGACATTCCTTGCTCCCTTAATAAGGACAGAACGCGACAGAGGACATCTCAGGAAAGCCCCAAGCCTCGCTACGCGCAGAACGAATTAACTTATGTTCTTACCTGCCTATGATATAGCGCGAGCGTATGGGGAAGGGGAGACGCTGTCAGTTGGGTCGCTCTATTGGGGCGGGGGCGATGAAAGGAGATTTGACTTCGCGCGTTTAGGGATCACATGCTGTCCTAGCTGACTGGACCCGCGCCCCAGTTGCACGCGGGGGCGATCACGTGGTTCAGTGTTAGCGGGAAGAGGCGGAGAAAGCGGTGGATTCTgatgggaaagggaggggggctgCTTGGCTTGGCGCGGGCTTGTAAACAGGCAACATGGCGGCGACAGTAGCAATGACGTCGGCTCTCAGCCTAGTTCAGCGTCGAGGGGGTTTGGCTGCGGTGGCAACTACTGGCACCTCCgtttcctcttctttctcttcCTGGTTTCTGGACTGCTTGAGCCTGAGGGGTTTGGCGCCCGAGCGTTGCTCGGCCTTGTCCTCATCCACGAGAGGTTACAGTTCTGAGGTGAAAGCGGGGGAGGAGGAGCTACGGGTACGGTACTTGGATGACGAGCATAAAGGTAacgacagcagcagcaggagtagAGGGGGTTTAGTTTACTTCCCAACGGTACTTGCCCTAACTGTCATAGAATCATTACCCTTCGGGAGCGAAGAAGAGACATTTGCACCTCCTCCCCCGCCGTTATGGGGGAGGTGCGTCGCCCCATTGGGCCCCGATGCGGAGTCCCCGCGACATGACGCACCAACTCTCTTGTCAAATTAACTGTCAGTTTCCAAAGAAATTATGTCGTTGGGCAGGGGTCCTTTAAATGAGTGGGGCTGGTTGAAGTGCTGACATGCGCGCGCCGTTTATCTCCACTGCTCATGCGTAGTCCCGTTTTCCTAAGGAGTTCTGAAAATGAAatgactgccttgaagtcgatcccgacttatggcgactctatgaatagggttttcatggtaagcagtatcattgccttcctctgagactgagaggcagtaactggcccaaggtcacccagtgagcttcatggctatgtggggatttgaatcctggtctcccagaacagcactctaatcactacgCCACAAGTTCTAGTGAGTGCTAAATTTGGAGCGGCTTTTTTTTTAAGGCTTTCACTTTCTTGGTCTTTGGTTCGGACCCGGGGCGATATGAATTCAGGATGCTACTTGAAACTTATTTGAATGTGATATCATTTGATAACATTAGATTCTCATTTGGGCTGCTACTGATTTTAGACCATCCTAGTTCTAGAGAATGCAACAGTTGTTTATGCATTTCACGTGTGAAAGTTGTAATCTGTTCCacacttgcttgggagtaagaagccagtgggatttacttctccgTAAATGTACATAGGCTTTTGCTTGTGAAGCCAATCTTCAGTGCATTACTTAAATCTGAAAGCTTGATCTGATTGCTCTAATGTGTGTAGAACGCTACCTAACACTTTGCcagagccaatgtggtatagtggctagATTGTTGAATGAGAATCTGGATTCAGATCTGTGACTGCCCTTGAAGATCACTCTGTGGCTTTGAGCTCATCAGTATCTCCAAGCCTAATCTTACCTCACAGGGCCGTTGAGAGGATACACAActgtgtatgctgccttgagcatagGGACAAAAGGAATGAAATTTAGTAATAACTTCAGTCAGTGAGAATTGTGATTTCCTAGAGATATTATTTGAACATGCCACAACATGCTTTTAGTTCTCTTTGTATGGCATAATGTACTCTCTTGGTTCACTTAAATACTTCTATTGCTCCAGGGGCTGAGGCAGTTCAGGGTTCTGGACTCATGCCATGGTTAAACGGTCTTATGGCTTTGACTTTCCTCTTAAGGGCTTGACCATATGAAACATTTTTGTTCTCCTGAAAAGAGATGGGGGAGGGCAAGGATAGCAGCCACAACATAATGGAGAGGGAAGTTTAAATTCTGATGCAAATTGTCCCCAGCTGGTATTAGCCACAGAGAGGAAAATGGATATTGTAGACACAGTATTACTTGAGTGGTTGGTTGATTCAGAAGTGTGTGGAAGTTTTGATTCCTGTTCTGTGGGATAGTATTTTTCTGTATTTATATGAAATAAAAGGGCTCACACTATGCATATATAAGCACAAATATAACTGATGCCATCAAGCTCTCCACGTAAAAAGTAGTGATAAAGTTTATAACCTTTTCCCTTAGGAAATCCCCCAGGGTTATTGGGAAGGTATCCCTTATAATCTTCTATGACTAAAAGTCCACATACTGAACTTTTTTTTATATGTCTGAATAGATTTATTATGCATTTTTAGATTCATTGCCTAGTAGCTGGGCTAGTAAGTCTTCAACACACCCATAAGTATTTAATCCAGAAAAGCCACAGAAATGGgttaggggaggaagggagaaagggaAATCAATAGTCGAATCCCATCCACTAACAGTGCAATGAGACTGACTCTCTGGTAAGTGTGCTTAGGCTTGCAATCTAACTTTACTCGCCTAACCACTTACCCCCAAGAGTTCTCCACTTTACAATCCAAACTAACCATTTCTCCTTTAAGTTTGTCTGAtgttactgtatctttaaaaatagtAATTTTCTTTGATTGGGCAAGTTACTTGATGCAaaagtatttcttcatttaagaatggaaaaatgtttTACTTATGGTCAGTGTGTAGCGCTATAGCGTTGGTTTAATGTTGTCTCCTCTACAATTAGTATAAGTGGTTTTGTCATAGTGTTAAAAAGTAGATAGTTAAATTATTTTCAAAACCATCAAAAAGAATCACATGAGGAACATTCAAACATTTTTGTGAACTAATTTCCAATTATTGCATATTCTGATTTTATTCTAGTAataatgggttatatccaacaaagtcatacttggagtagacctattgaaataaataGATTTGTTACTTAATACATTTATTTCTGTCAGTCTACTCAGattatgactaatgttggatattgcCCAATGTGTACTAATTAGTTAAGCAGTTACTAATATAGGTCTAGATTAACTATGAAGTTACTCATGTTACATGCCAAGTAACAGTTATTCATACTAACTAGGCTGCTTTTTTATCAATAGATATTATAggtactgtttttaaaatgtgggaTTAAACCTTTATATATGACAACTGATTTCtattattttttcccctcttgcgtATAGGAATTGTAGTACTCGGAATAAACAGAGCACATGCAAAAAATGCACTTAATAAAAACCTTGTAAAAATGGTAAGTGAATGAATATTTAGTCTTCTGTGAACAAGAAGTGTTGAAAATAAGTGTTGATAACTTGCACACATTTTTTCTATAGATGTCAAAAGTTATGGAAGCTTTGAAAACTGACAAAAGAGTACGGACGGTTATATTCCGAAGTGAAGTTCCTGGGGTATTTTGTGCTGGTATgcaaatttaattttattatgcatttgGAAATCCATAATTAAACTCAGTAGAAACTACTGAGAATCCAAAAATTATTTTAGCAAATTCAGCCTTTTTTTATGATTTCTGTACTTACATAATACCTGCTGTACTCTTTAGAAAAATAACTTGCTATAATTTGCAATCAGTCACACAGAACATCttagaaatattgttttttgggggaggaggggtgcATTTCTAAAACAACCTGTTGTATAGTCAAGCATATGTTTGGCAATGTGTTGAGAGGACCCATGACTTGGTCTGCTGTGATTCTAATCAACCTCTCTATTGCTAATACTAAATAAACTACATTTTCAAGTTTGGTCCCGCTAAGTTTATTATTTATGAACTGAACATACAGTTATTAAAGATCAGTAGCATTGATaaatcttgaaaattcatcacaGTACCTGACATCAAGCATTCAAGGCCAATACACATGCCCTTGAATATTGTTTCTATCTTCAATGTAGTCACTTATAAGAGAGAATATTTatggttgtttatttatttatttatttatttatttaattaagcttatataccgcccgactagcaacagctctctgggcggtgaacattaaaaatacaataaaaataccgATAAATCAGTTGAATTTTCCAGTGGCAAAGTATTATGAACTGCAAACATGCTtacatcctatctccaggatcattttcagagcatagcattgggtgactgtccttcatccccctggcagttgttccCCAGGGTACTATCTTGTTTCCCATCTATATGTagctcttgggagcagtcatcatgagatttggggtgaggtttcagcagtacgctgacgatacctatctctatttctctataacatctgaatcaagccctggactcggtggtggactggatgagggccaataaactgagtccgaATCCTAGCACAatggaagtgctgtgggttgatggttcctgagttcagataattggtcagctgcatgctttggatggggtcatattccctctgaaagagcagattcataatctgggggtgctcctggatccatctttgtctctagtggcccaggtgatctcagtggctaggagtgccttttaccagcttcggctggtaagacagctgcggtcgtttctggactgggatagcctgaccactgttgtctatgcacttgTAACATCCAGGCGCTTTACGTGGAGCTGccgttgaggttggtctggaagctgcagctagtgcaaaatgcgacggtgcgactgctcactagggcagggtgtctccaacatgtcaccctgctgctgaatctggctacctattagctactgggttaagttcaaggtgctggtgtggtgtacaaagacctatacagcttgggaccaggatacctgaaagaccgtcttaccccttatgtacccagtcgatcactatgctctgcaagtGAAGGCCTTGTCTTATCAGGAGGCttgctccacacaacataggaagcagaccttttgtgtagtggcacctaccttttgtgtagtggcacctaccctttggaattccctccccttaaatattagacaggcgccagctctgttatctttttggcacctgctgaagaccttcctctttcaacaagccttttaagttgagaccttatcccgatctgtgtctgtgttgaaattgctttttaatatgtttgtaagctttttttaaaaaaaacaatgtttttaatcttttttcttttttaagatggcttcaaagctttttaaaaaaaagtttttaaagatgttttgttgtaatgcattttaaagtctgtttttatgatgtgttaaagtgttttcagtgcttttgtttgccgcactgggctcctgctgggaggaagggcgggatataaattaaataatacataaaataaataataaattgtagGTGAATGGCAAATTACAAAGCTGGCAATTTAAAATAAGTATATATCTACTGTGGTAGCAGTAGCCATGAAAACATCCTTCTTTTGTCAGCAAAGAGTTGTCAAGTTAGGTGGGAGATGAATGGTCTGGAAATTTATTAGTTATGGTTCCCTGTGATTTTGCTGAACATGTctggaaactgagaaaactggcaATTCATCAGAGCCTATCCTTGTGGCCCTGGTTGGTTAAGTATCTTAGCTAGGAATATAATAAAGCAATCTGGTGGTGATGATAGGATTCTGTAAGAGTGGAACAGCCACTTTCTAAACCTTGCCACTTTTGCCAGGTAGGATAAAAGGGGTTTTTTCCAGTTCTCCTGTTGTCTCTTTTTTTGTTTATGCCTTCTATTGACACCAGTGGGAGAGAATATAACTATGCCAGCTCCAAGATTGCCATGGTTGGTTGCCCTTTAGTGAGGTGTATGTCAGGGGACCAAGGGTACTGTGGATCCAAGGCTTTCCCCAATCCACCCCGATAGGCCTCTTTTCCCCCCCACCACTTCTGAAGCACTGCCAGGAGACTAGTGATGGTAGAAGAGCTTTCCTCTGTCATATCCTATAGCCTCTTGGCCCTTCTCCCAGGAAGCATACAACTGCTCCTTAAAGTAGTTAAATAATTGCCCTCCACTTTTGTTGCTCTTGATCAGAGATAGAAATATCATAATTAGCTATTTACCTAACTACTGTGGAGTGGATCCCCTTATATGGAGCATTTAAAATGTGAGTAATTGCTTATGGGTCTTTCCTCTGGTATTCTGTAATCTCCATAAGACAACATAATGTAGCATTTTGGTGGCATGGAGGTAAATGTATATCAAGACTTGCATCTTTTCATATCACTTTCATATAATTAAAATTCTTCCATCGTGGTGTACACTCAGTTTCAGGTCATAGGAGGGGGCCTAATTTGAGCTAGTTAATTGAAGCCTAATCTAGCTGAAACTGAAGTAATGATGATTGGTAAGATAAGGAATGTATTGAGTTTTGTTGCTTGGGTGAAAGGGGCATACGGAGTCGGTTGGCTATGTTATGAGTAGGTagcttattttatattttgtatttgttttagaaAATAATATCCAGTGTAGGATCCTTTATATTCAAGCTCTGACACatgggtttatttttatttttttcacttgTTAAACATGCTTTTTATGTTCTCTTGGCAGAAGAAAAGCATACTTAGTACATCACTAGATTTTTGTCATctcttgtttttaatatatgtCTTAGCTATTTCTGTAATATGAGTGGGTTGATTATATGAAACATTTGAGTCACATTTAATTATGCATACACGTGCATTTGGTCTGCAGAGCATAATGCTTTTCCTCCCTTTATGTGGACAAGTGGTTTGTTTTTAGACTAGTTAAAAATACTTCAGTAGCTGGCATTCATTTTAGTAAGTTTTTTCTCATTATAGATACAGAAGTCTGTAATCACTGTTATGGAGTACACTTCCTGGgggaaaactttaaaaataaatttgaaacaaAATCTGTTTGTTTTTTGATAAATTGTGCAACTTTGACTTTTATACTTTAGGAAGGTATTGCTctttttcatttatattttacattaaaaaaaattatgttgcTCACAAATGTACTTCTCACACCACCACAATGCAGGGAACTCTGTCGTAAAGGGTTGTTTTTCCAGGGTTATCTTGAATCTACATGAAGAGCTACATCCACCTGGTAACCATCTTGATTCATTTACTGATGACTCATTTTCCCCCTCCATGGTAGCCCATGACTCATAGAAATTAAAAGGAATCTTTTAGCCCAAGGATCAAGAATTtgcggctttccagatgttgtaccATACCTGAGATTGTCTATGTGAGCTAGTGCTGATATGAGTTTGGAGTCTGATAGTCACTGGAGGGCCAAGGTTTCCCCTCTCTGTTTCAGCCGATCATATTGCTTCTTCACAGCTGGCTTTACAAAAGAGGAGAAATTGAGATGAACATATCTGTATGTTTTCTGGAAGTCTGCTTCTCCCTTGTTATGGCAAGTAGTGTGTTAGTGTTGAGATCTTAAGCCAACCAAAAGGATTATAGCAATGGAAAGAAGTGTGGAGGTTACCTTCTCACTTGTACTTGTCAAGTGCCACTCTGGAACTGGTATGGTTTTATATCCCATATTGTTGGGATATATATGTACATGCATGCCTGCATGCGCACACTTAGGCCTTCTTTACAttgttgtggtgtgtgtgtgtgcgcacacttAGGCCTTCTCTGTATTTAGTCTGTATCTCCTTTTCCTGATGCAGTGCTGAGGAGTTTCCTGATCTTGGTTGCAAACTTTGTCTGTTGATGCTAATCATAGTGTTAATGCAGGTGTAACACTACATTTTTATTAGATCCCAAAAAGGAAGGGAAGAGTGAATTTGCTTGTGAGAGTGATGTGAATGGGGGAAGGAGACCTCGGGATGCTTTCAATGTCCTAGCCATGTTTAGGGGATTTGGGTggttacatagaatcatagaatagtagagttggaaggggccaataaggcgatcgagtccaaccccctgctcaatgcaggaatccaaatcaaagcattcccaacagatggctgtccagctgcctcttgaatgcctccagtgttggagagcccactacctctctagggaattggttccattgtcgtatggctctaacagttaggaagtttttcctgatattcagttgaaatctggcttcctgcaacttgagcccattattccgtgtgctacactctgggacaattgagaagagatgctggccctcctctgtgtgacaacttttcatgtacttgaagagtgctatcatatctcccctcagtcttctcttctccaggctaaacatgcccagttctttcagtctctcatagggcattgtttccagtcccctgatcatacttgttgccctcctctgaacctgttccagtttgttttaaTCCTTCTttaagtgcggagaccagaactggacgcagttaTGTCTGCACCAGGCCTTTCTGTGTCATATCTGTGCTTAGATTGTCCCTTCTGATATCTTTGTGCCTAAAGTATGTTAAATGCTtggtaaattatatatataaatattttcttacATACTATGTATTACTTTGTAAAGAAAGGTGAGTTGGGAGCTCCTGATCATATACCTGGGGATTAATTGTACACTTAGGTTTTCCTGAAAGTGCTCAAGCTGCTCTTCCTGAAAGTATGAATGATGCCATTCATACTTTTATAATGATGCCATTATGAATTGATACTACTATAaatttgaatatgaatgtaacaaGAAATTATCATTTGCAGGTGCTGACCTTAAAGAAAGAGCCAAAATGCACTCTAGTGAAGTAAGCTCTTTTGTCTCAAAAGCAAGAGCAGCTATTAATGAAATGGGTAAGTGAAAATCTCAAATGATCATAAGCAGCAGTATATTATTAATAGTTTGCCTGAAGTCTTGCTTTTTTATTAACTAAGCAAAAATATTAAATGTCAGTGGGATTATTTTACACTGATGAATGTTTGGTTTTCAAATAGGGAAATAATGGTAATGGCATTTCTAAACAGCAAAATATTTAAATCAGTAAATGAGAGGATGTAGTTATATAAGAACTGTATGTATTTGCTTCAGTTTTCTTCTGCCAGTGTAGATCATTctattaacttttttaatcttatgGCACTCACATTAGCATTATATCATGTTCCAAACAGCATTGCTGTAGTATTTTTCCTTTAGAAATATATTCATTTGAAGGATTTTATTAAAGTCTACTCTTAAGATACACTAATTCTATATGCATTGAACTAACAAaccttcacccacccacccttacTGAGTTCAGACGTCAGTGATATTTTTTACAGTGTTTGGTCCAGAGAGTGCCCTTCAAAATTCAGGTAGCTATGTTAGTTAGTCTGTTGTGCAAAAGCAAAAGAATCCTGACACACCTTAGAGACTAATAAATGGCTCAATGGGATAGAGAACGTGATTGGATGcttatttttaaagatgaaaaATATTTAATGATTGGCAGTCTATGAGAATGTAATTTGTATTTGTTTCAGTATAGAGCACACTTGTTAATCagtttttaaatgtatagttcagTGTGATGACCTTACAGTTAAGCAGTCTCTGGAGGTAATATGTTTCTATTGTTATCTTTGTGCCTTGCAAAACTGCTATGGATGCGGAttagatttttttgttttggtaagcCTTGGCTTAATGCTTTTTGTTACCAGGTTAAAATTAAAATCCTATATACTGTAAGAAGAGGATTGTATATCAGGATTTGAAGATTTTATGTTATATGAAGTACTCTGTCCTAATACTTTGAAATCATAATATGAGAATTAATCATTTATGTTTAAGCCTT is a genomic window of Rhineura floridana isolate rRhiFlo1 chromosome 1, rRhiFlo1.hap2, whole genome shotgun sequence containing:
- the AUH gene encoding methylglutaconyl-CoA hydratase, mitochondrial isoform X5, with protein sequence MAATVAMTSALSLVQRRGGLAAVATTGTSVSSSFSSWFLDCLSLRGLAPERCSALSSSTRGYSSEVKAGEEELRVRYLDDEHKGIVVLGINRAHAKNALNKNLVKMMSKVMEALKTDKRVRTVIFRSEVPGVFCAGADLKERAKMHSSEVSSFVSKARAAINEMANLPVPTIAAIDGIALGGGLELALACDVRVAGGTQRLPRTIGVSLAKELIFSARVVDGEEAKSIGLISHVVEQNEAGDAAYIRALALAKEFLPQGPVAMRVAKLAINQGMEVDLLTGLAIEEACYAQTIPTKDRIEGLLAFKEKRPPRYKGE
- the AUH gene encoding methylglutaconyl-CoA hydratase, mitochondrial isoform X6, whose product is MAATVAMTSALSLVQRRGGLAAVATTGTSVSSSFSSWFLDCLSLRGLAPERCSALSSSTRGYSSEVKAGEEELRVRYLDDEHKGIVVLGINRAHAKNALNKNLVKMMSKVMEALKTDKRVRTVIFRSEVPGVFCAGADLKERAKMHSSEVSSFVSKARAAINEMATSAKMGLVETKLAIIPGAGGTQRLPRTIGVSLAKELIFSARVVDGEEAKSIGLISHVVEQNEAGDAAYIRALALAKEFLPQGPVAMRVAKLAINQGMEVDLLTGLAIEEACYAQTIPTKDRIEGLLAFKEKRPPRYKGE